The following coding sequences lie in one Pseudarthrobacter phenanthrenivorans Sphe3 genomic window:
- a CDS encoding Fur family transcriptional regulator yields the protein MMEHFDGQEAWAAALRAHGRRVTKQRLAVLAAVERHPHSPAESILAAARAELPELTAQSVYVVLGDLTDLHMLRRFEPPHSPALYETRVGDNHHHAVCISCGRVEDVDCAVGHAPCLTPHWDENAKPMTIQIADVMYQGICQDCQQSQQLPSNRPSQEIEK from the coding sequence ATGATGGAACACTTCGACGGCCAGGAAGCATGGGCTGCGGCCCTGCGTGCCCACGGCCGCAGGGTGACCAAGCAGCGGCTGGCAGTCCTCGCCGCCGTCGAACGCCATCCCCACTCCCCTGCTGAAAGCATCCTGGCCGCGGCCCGCGCCGAACTCCCGGAGCTCACGGCCCAGTCCGTCTATGTGGTCCTGGGGGACCTGACGGACCTGCACATGCTGCGCCGCTTCGAGCCGCCGCACTCCCCCGCCCTGTATGAAACCCGCGTGGGCGACAACCACCACCATGCCGTCTGCATCAGCTGCGGCCGGGTGGAGGACGTCGACTGCGCCGTGGGCCACGCACCCTGCCTCACGCCCCACTGGGACGAGAACGCCAAGCCGATGACCATCCAGATCGCCGACGTCATGTACCAGGGCATCTGCCAGGACTGCCAGCAGTCCCAACAACTTCCTTCCAACCGTCCCTCACAAGAAATAGAGAAATAG
- a CDS encoding catalase, which produces MTAISTTQSGAPVTSDAHSKSVGADGAIILTDHYLVEKLAQFNRERVPERVVHAKGGGAFGTFKTTEDVSKYTKAAFLQPGAETEMLIRFSSVAGENGSPDTWRDPRGFAVKFYTTEGNYDLVGNNTPVFFIRDGIKFPDFIHSQKRLPGTHLRDADMQWDFWTLSPESAHQVTWLMGDRGLPASWREMQGYGSHTYQWINAEGERFWVKYHFKSNQGVNSMSSEQAEQLAGSDADFYIRDLSENIEAGNFPSWDLHVQVMPYEDAKTYRFNPFDLTKVWPHGDYPLIKVGTMELNRNPENYFAQIEQATFAPSNFVPGIAASPDKMLQARIFSYADAHRYRVGTNHAQIPVNQPKNQVNNYSQDGAGRYLFNAPSVPVYAPNSVGGPAAVEPQNPAGGWENDGELTLAAHSLHAEDSDFIQAGTLYREVYDEAAKARFLETITGAVGGVKSPGIKERAIQYWTNVDAELGAKLRANLGAVAAPSAPSSDAEAANKIG; this is translated from the coding sequence ATGACTGCCATTTCAACAACCCAGTCAGGTGCCCCCGTTACGTCCGATGCGCATTCAAAGTCTGTCGGTGCCGACGGTGCGATCATCCTGACTGACCACTACCTGGTGGAAAAGCTCGCCCAGTTCAACCGCGAGCGGGTCCCGGAGCGCGTAGTGCACGCCAAGGGCGGCGGAGCATTCGGTACGTTCAAGACCACCGAGGACGTGTCCAAGTACACGAAGGCAGCCTTCCTCCAGCCGGGCGCTGAAACCGAGATGCTGATCCGTTTCTCCTCCGTCGCGGGCGAGAACGGCTCCCCGGACACCTGGCGCGATCCCCGCGGTTTCGCCGTGAAGTTCTACACCACCGAGGGCAACTACGACCTCGTGGGCAACAACACCCCCGTCTTCTTCATCCGCGACGGCATCAAGTTCCCGGACTTCATCCACTCCCAGAAGCGCCTTCCGGGCACCCACCTGCGTGACGCTGACATGCAGTGGGACTTCTGGACCTTGTCCCCCGAGTCCGCCCACCAGGTCACCTGGCTGATGGGTGACCGCGGCCTGCCCGCCTCGTGGCGCGAAATGCAGGGCTACGGCTCACACACCTACCAGTGGATCAACGCCGAAGGCGAGCGGTTCTGGGTCAAGTACCACTTCAAGTCCAACCAGGGCGTGAACTCCATGAGCAGCGAGCAGGCCGAACAGCTGGCCGGCTCCGACGCCGACTTCTACATCCGCGACCTGTCCGAGAACATCGAAGCCGGCAACTTCCCGTCCTGGGACCTGCACGTGCAGGTCATGCCGTACGAGGACGCCAAGACCTACCGCTTCAACCCGTTCGACCTGACCAAGGTGTGGCCGCACGGCGACTACCCGCTGATCAAGGTGGGCACCATGGAGCTGAACCGGAACCCGGAGAACTACTTCGCGCAGATCGAGCAGGCCACCTTCGCGCCGTCGAACTTCGTGCCCGGCATCGCCGCTTCCCCGGACAAGATGCTGCAGGCCCGCATCTTCTCCTACGCGGATGCGCACCGCTACCGCGTGGGCACCAACCACGCGCAGATCCCGGTGAACCAGCCCAAGAACCAGGTCAACAACTACAGCCAGGACGGCGCCGGACGCTACCTGTTCAACGCCCCCTCCGTCCCGGTCTACGCCCCCAACTCCGTGGGTGGCCCGGCCGCGGTTGAGCCGCAGAACCCGGCAGGCGGCTGGGAGAACGACGGCGAGCTGACCCTTGCCGCGCATTCCCTCCACGCCGAGGACAGCGACTTCATCCAGGCAGGCACACTGTACCGCGAGGTCTATGACGAGGCGGCCAAGGCCCGCTTCCTGGAGACCATCACCGGTGCGGTGGGCGGCGTCAAGAGCCCCGGCATCAAGGAACGCGCCATCCAGTACTGGACCAACGTTGACGCCGAGCTCGGCGCCAAGCTGCGCGCCAACCTCGGTGCCGTGGCTGCTCCGTCGGCTCCGTCCTCCGATGCAGAGGCTGCCAACAAGATCGGCTGA
- a CDS encoding DUF2461 domain-containing protein has product MTTFQGIPAGAFGFYEELQDHNTREWWQEHKDSYLSLVKEPLSSLLAQLEPRFGPAKLFRPNRDIRFSEDKSPYKTAQGAVASVQEGVGYYLQISADGLLVGGGCHSHTPAQLARYRNSVDASGTGESLRQIVDAVAAAGFAVEGEKLKTVPRGYARDHPRAELLKHKSLSASVHLGRPDWLATPGAVQEIGELWDALRPLVDWVSRHAAP; this is encoded by the coding sequence ATGACAACTTTCCAGGGCATACCCGCCGGCGCCTTCGGGTTCTATGAGGAGCTCCAGGACCACAACACCCGGGAGTGGTGGCAGGAACACAAGGACAGCTACCTGTCCCTGGTCAAGGAACCTCTCTCCTCGCTGCTCGCACAGCTGGAACCCCGGTTTGGGCCGGCAAAGCTTTTCCGGCCCAACCGGGATATCCGGTTTTCCGAGGACAAGTCCCCGTACAAAACAGCCCAGGGGGCAGTCGCTTCGGTCCAGGAGGGAGTGGGCTACTACCTCCAGATAAGTGCCGACGGGCTTCTGGTGGGTGGTGGCTGCCACTCCCACACGCCTGCCCAGCTCGCCAGGTACCGCAACTCCGTGGATGCGTCCGGGACGGGCGAGTCACTCCGCCAGATTGTCGACGCCGTGGCTGCCGCAGGCTTTGCCGTCGAAGGGGAGAAGCTGAAGACCGTGCCGCGCGGCTATGCCCGCGACCATCCACGGGCAGAACTGCTCAAGCACAAGTCCCTCTCAGCCAGCGTCCACCTGGGCCGCCCGGATTGGCTGGCTACCCCGGGTGCGGTCCAGGAAATCGGCGAGCTGTGGGATGCTCTCCGCCCCCTGG